From Streptomyces sp. NBC_00775, one genomic window encodes:
- a CDS encoding aromatic ring-hydroxylating oxygenase subunit alpha, with translation MTSTSLPDSLIATLPGSSYTDPEIFAQEQERIFETMWFCAVRSSDLAKPGAFRTVEVGRESILITRARDNSIRAYFNVCRHRGAKLCTEEAGEVKRAFQCPYHAWTYDLNGKLVAAPNLTKMPDVGRTEFGLVSVAVREWLGYVWVCLAENPPSFEEDVLSEVVTRLGDVESLEHYDVDNLSVGKRIVYDVKANWKLIIENFMECYHCATIHPELTEVLPEFADGYAAQYYVGHGAEFGEEVQGFTVDGSEGLDRIPGVSDDQDRRYYAITIKPQVFINLVPDHVIFHRMYPVAVDRTIVECDWLYLPHVVESGKDVSRSVELFDRVNRQDFEACERTQPGMSSRMYAKGGVLVPSEHHIGAFHDWVNERLGTPQG, from the coding sequence GTGACCTCGACCAGCCTGCCGGACAGCCTGATCGCCACCCTGCCCGGCTCCTCCTACACGGATCCGGAGATCTTCGCCCAGGAGCAGGAGCGCATCTTCGAAACGATGTGGTTCTGCGCCGTGCGCTCCTCGGACCTGGCCAAGCCCGGCGCCTTCCGGACCGTCGAGGTGGGCCGCGAGAGCATCCTGATCACGCGCGCACGGGACAACTCCATACGCGCCTACTTCAACGTCTGCCGGCACCGCGGCGCCAAGCTCTGCACCGAGGAGGCCGGCGAGGTCAAACGCGCCTTCCAGTGCCCGTACCACGCCTGGACGTACGACCTGAACGGCAAGCTCGTCGCGGCGCCCAACCTCACGAAGATGCCCGACGTCGGCCGCACCGAGTTCGGCCTGGTGAGCGTGGCCGTCCGTGAATGGCTCGGCTACGTCTGGGTCTGCCTGGCGGAGAACCCGCCGTCCTTCGAGGAGGACGTCCTCAGTGAGGTCGTCACCCGTCTAGGCGACGTGGAGTCGCTGGAGCACTACGACGTCGACAACCTCTCGGTGGGCAAGCGCATCGTCTACGACGTCAAGGCGAACTGGAAGCTCATCATCGAGAACTTCATGGAGTGCTACCACTGCGCCACGATCCACCCCGAACTCACCGAGGTGCTCCCCGAGTTCGCCGACGGCTACGCCGCCCAGTACTACGTCGGCCACGGAGCCGAGTTCGGTGAGGAGGTCCAGGGCTTCACCGTCGACGGCTCCGAGGGTCTTGACCGCATACCCGGCGTGTCCGACGACCAGGACCGCCGCTACTACGCGATCACCATCAAGCCGCAGGTCTTCATCAACCTCGTCCCCGATCACGTGATCTTCCACCGGATGTACCCGGTGGCCGTCGACCGCACGATCGTCGAGTGCGACTGGCTCTACCTCCCGCACGTCGTCGAGAGCGGCAAGGACGTCAGCCGGTCCGTGGAGCTCTTCGACCGGGTCAACCGCCAGGACTTCGAGGCCTGCGAGCGTACGCAGCCCGGCATGAGCTCCCGGATGTACGCCAAGGGCGGGGTCCTCGTGCCCAGCGAGCACCACATCGGTGCCTTCCACGACTGGGTGAACGAGCGTCTGGGGACGCCACAGGGGTGA
- a CDS encoding IclR family transcriptional regulator, with protein sequence MSNYSPDTETTGSQSGGVQSVDRAISVLEILAQRGEAGVSEVAGEIDVHKSTAFRLLGALEARGLVEQAGERGKYRLGFGIVRLAGAVTGRIDITQQGRQVCERLAEEIGETVNIAVMQEQYAINLYEVRGPGAVTAHNWVGELTPLHATSSGKILLAHMPAKERAALLADAGQKKLTPQTLTSKVKLEKNLAEARERGYAWTLEELEIGLHAMAAPVRDRDGEVMAALSASGPSYRFTEERMHELAPVLVKGAEEISHRMGYLG encoded by the coding sequence GTGAGCAACTACAGTCCAGATACTGAAACGACAGGTTCGCAGTCCGGCGGCGTCCAGTCCGTCGACCGCGCCATCAGCGTGCTGGAGATCCTGGCCCAGCGCGGCGAGGCCGGCGTCAGCGAGGTGGCCGGCGAGATCGATGTTCACAAGTCGACCGCGTTCCGGCTGCTCGGCGCCCTGGAGGCGCGCGGTCTGGTCGAGCAGGCGGGCGAGCGCGGCAAGTACCGCCTCGGTTTCGGCATCGTACGCCTGGCGGGCGCGGTCACGGGTCGCATCGACATCACCCAGCAGGGCCGCCAGGTCTGCGAGCGCCTCGCCGAGGAGATCGGCGAGACCGTCAACATCGCCGTGATGCAGGAGCAGTACGCGATCAACCTCTACGAGGTGCGCGGCCCGGGGGCCGTCACCGCGCACAACTGGGTCGGCGAACTGACCCCGCTGCACGCCACCTCCAGCGGCAAGATCCTGCTGGCCCACATGCCCGCCAAGGAGCGCGCCGCGCTGCTGGCCGACGCCGGCCAGAAGAAGCTGACTCCGCAGACCCTGACCTCCAAGGTGAAGCTCGAGAAGAACCTCGCCGAGGCCCGGGAGCGCGGTTACGCCTGGACCCTGGAGGAGCTGGAGATAGGGCTGCACGCCATGGCCGCACCGGTCCGCGACCGGGACGGAGAGGTCATGGCGGCACTGAGCGCCTCCGGACCCTCGTACCGGTTCACCGAGGAGCGCATGCACGAGCTGGCTCCGGTGCTGGTCAAGGGCGCGGAGGAGATCAGCCACCGCATGGGTTACCTGGGCTGA
- a CDS encoding bifunctional 3-phenylpropionate/cinnamic acid dioxygenase ferredoxin subunit — MMIPACLLVDLPRGEAYRLDIDPPVSVFHTDDGEVFAIDDTCTHQDASLADGWLEGCEVECPLHASKFDLRTGAVDSPPAKRPVRTHEVIVADGMIYVRPSTEAPNLPPCVASRLAGGAA, encoded by the coding sequence ATGATGATTCCCGCGTGCCTTCTCGTGGATCTGCCGCGAGGCGAGGCCTACCGGCTCGACATCGATCCGCCGGTTTCGGTGTTCCACACCGACGACGGCGAGGTCTTCGCCATCGATGACACCTGCACCCACCAGGACGCCTCGCTCGCCGACGGCTGGCTGGAGGGCTGTGAGGTGGAATGCCCGCTGCATGCTTCGAAGTTCGACCTCCGGACCGGAGCCGTCGACTCTCCGCCGGCCAAGCGCCCGGTCCGCACCCATGAGGTCATCGTCGCGGACGGCATGATCTACGTCCGGCCGTCCACGGAGGCCCCCAACCTGCCGCCGTGCGTCGCGTCCCGGCTCGCCGGAGGCGCCGCGTGA
- a CDS encoding L-serine ammonia-lyase encodes MAISVFDLFKVGIGPSSSHTVGPMKAARLFATGLYEDGLFPRTASVRAELFGSLGATGHGHGSGKAVLLGLEGEDPETVDTGTVDDRVHRIHATGRLRLLGRREVEFREREHLVLHRRRALPFHPNGMRFTATDGEGGELRARTYYSVGGGFVVDETATGADRVKPDDTPVPLPFGSASELLLRAYETGLPISGVMLANELARRSESEVRAGLLRIWAVMQQCVERGCSRTETTLPGRLRVPRRAPQLLRSLAEDDSQDVDPLHILDWVNLFALAVNEENASGGRVVTAPTNGAAGIVPAVLHYYTRFVPGADEDGVVRFLLAAGAVGALFKENASISGAEVGCQGEVGSACSMAAAGLAEALGGTPEQVENAAEIGMEHNLGLTCDPVGGLVQIPCIERNALASVKAINAARMALRGDGTHVVSLDKVIKTMRETGADMKVKYKETARGGLAVNIIEC; translated from the coding sequence GTGGCGATCAGCGTCTTCGACCTGTTCAAGGTGGGCATCGGTCCGTCCAGCTCCCACACCGTGGGGCCAATGAAGGCCGCCCGTCTCTTCGCCACCGGACTGTACGAGGACGGCCTGTTCCCCCGCACCGCCTCGGTCCGGGCAGAGCTCTTCGGATCGCTCGGCGCCACCGGGCACGGCCACGGCAGCGGCAAGGCCGTACTCCTCGGCCTCGAAGGCGAGGATCCGGAAACCGTCGACACCGGCACCGTGGACGACCGGGTGCACCGGATCCATGCGACCGGCCGGCTGCGGCTGCTGGGCCGCCGGGAGGTGGAGTTCCGCGAGCGCGAACACCTGGTGCTGCACCGTCGCCGCGCGCTGCCGTTCCACCCCAACGGCATGCGGTTCACCGCCACGGACGGCGAAGGCGGCGAGCTGAGGGCGCGCACGTACTACTCGGTGGGCGGGGGCTTCGTCGTCGACGAGACCGCGACGGGCGCCGACCGCGTCAAGCCCGACGACACTCCCGTACCGCTCCCCTTCGGCTCCGCGTCCGAACTGCTGCTGCGCGCCTACGAGACCGGCCTGCCGATCAGCGGGGTGATGCTCGCAAACGAACTGGCCCGGCGGAGCGAGAGCGAGGTGCGCGCCGGTCTGCTGCGGATCTGGGCGGTGATGCAGCAGTGCGTGGAGCGCGGCTGTTCCCGGACCGAGACCACCCTGCCCGGGCGGCTGAGGGTGCCACGCCGTGCCCCGCAACTGCTGCGCAGCCTCGCCGAGGACGACTCCCAGGATGTGGATCCGCTGCACATCCTGGACTGGGTCAACCTCTTCGCGCTGGCCGTCAACGAGGAGAACGCCTCGGGCGGCCGTGTGGTCACCGCGCCCACCAACGGCGCGGCCGGGATCGTGCCCGCGGTGCTGCACTACTACACGCGCTTCGTTCCCGGGGCCGACGAGGACGGCGTCGTCCGCTTTCTGCTCGCCGCCGGCGCGGTGGGTGCACTGTTCAAGGAGAACGCGTCGATCTCCGGCGCCGAGGTCGGCTGCCAGGGCGAGGTCGGCTCCGCCTGCTCCATGGCCGCCGCCGGTCTCGCCGAGGCACTCGGCGGCACACCGGAACAGGTCGAGAACGCGGCGGAGATCGGCATGGAGCACAATCTCGGGCTGACCTGCGACCCGGTCGGAGGCCTGGTCCAGATCCCCTGCATCGAGCGGAACGCCCTCGCCTCCGTCAAGGCGATCAACGCGGCACGGATGGCGCTGCGCGGCGACGGCACCCATGTGGTCTCGCTCGACAAGGTCATCAAGACGATGCGCGAGACCGGCGCCGATATGAAGGTGAAGTACAAGGAGACGGCTCGGGGCGGGCTGGCGGTCAACATCATCGAGTGCTGA
- the purU gene encoding formyltetrahydrofolate deformylase, whose amino-acid sequence MSPRPHPGREYVLTLSCPDSAGLVHAVSGFLVRNSGNILESQQFDDRLKGRFFMRVHFDVSDPNADLKTLRYRFGPVAEAYRISWTLRDASTPTRTLIMVSKFGHCLNDLLFRRRTGALNIEIPAIVSNHRDFEGLAETYGVPFHHIPVTKDTKAEAEARLLELVRELDIDLVVLARYMQILSDDLCKQLEGHAINIHHSFLPSFKGARPYQQAYDRGVKLVGATAHYVTPDLDEGQIIDQDVVRVDHSLDSEELVTVGRDVEAQVLAHAVKWHSESRVMVDGNRTVVFR is encoded by the coding sequence ATGTCCCCTCGACCGCATCCTGGCCGTGAGTACGTCCTCACTCTCTCGTGTCCGGACAGCGCCGGACTGGTCCACGCCGTGAGCGGCTTTCTCGTCAGGAACTCCGGAAACATCCTGGAGAGCCAGCAGTTCGATGACCGGCTCAAGGGCCGTTTCTTCATGAGGGTCCACTTCGACGTTTCCGATCCAAACGCCGATCTGAAAACTCTGCGTTACCGATTCGGCCCCGTCGCCGAGGCCTACCGGATCTCCTGGACCCTCCGGGACGCCTCCACTCCGACCAGGACGCTGATCATGGTGTCCAAGTTCGGCCACTGCCTCAACGATCTGCTCTTCCGCCGGCGCACCGGCGCCCTCAACATCGAGATCCCCGCGATCGTCTCCAACCACCGGGACTTCGAGGGGCTGGCGGAGACCTACGGCGTCCCCTTCCACCACATCCCGGTGACCAAGGACACCAAGGCCGAGGCCGAGGCCCGCCTGCTGGAGCTCGTACGCGAGCTGGACATCGACCTGGTGGTGCTGGCCCGCTACATGCAGATCCTCTCCGACGACCTGTGCAAGCAGCTGGAGGGGCACGCCATCAACATCCACCACTCCTTCCTCCCCAGCTTCAAGGGCGCCCGCCCCTACCAGCAGGCGTACGACCGCGGGGTGAAGCTCGTCGGCGCGACGGCACACTATGTGACACCGGACCTGGACGAGGGACAGATCATCGACCAGGACGTCGTCCGGGTGGACCACTCGCTCGACTCCGAGGAACTGGTCACGGTCGGGCGGGACGTGGAGGCGCAGGTGCTGGCGCACGCGGTGAAGTGGCACAGCGAGAGCCGCGTGATGGTGGACGGCAACCGCACGGTGGTGTTCCGCTGA
- a CDS encoding STAS domain-containing protein, with the protein MPLPQLTVYRHDRRQRALITLAGEIDLESAPLVHMALARCLSDGIRTVDVDLTPVTFCDCSGLNAFLHAAQKTTEADGTLRLHHPSPALRLILDTTGSGFLLLGVPFGHLSPPLGGVPAPTAQPPPHRTVPLTSLLSGEVR; encoded by the coding sequence ATGCCCCTCCCGCAGCTCACCGTCTACCGCCATGACCGAAGGCAACGGGCGCTGATCACCCTGGCCGGCGAGATCGACCTGGAATCGGCCCCGCTGGTGCACATGGCACTGGCGCGGTGTCTGAGCGACGGCATCCGCACCGTCGACGTCGACCTCACCCCTGTCACCTTCTGCGACTGCAGCGGCCTCAACGCCTTCCTCCACGCCGCGCAGAAGACCACCGAGGCCGACGGAACCCTGCGACTGCACCACCCGTCACCGGCACTGCGCCTGATCCTCGACACCACCGGCTCGGGATTCCTGCTCCTCGGCGTTCCGTTCGGGCATCTGTCACCTCCTCTCGGGGGTGTCCCAGCCCCGACCGCCCAACCCCCGCCGCACCGGACTGTTCCGCTCACCTCCCTCCTCTCGGGTGAAGTGCGGTGA
- a CDS encoding NAD(P)/FAD-dependent oxidoreductase, protein MRTVAVVGASLAGLSAARSLRKQGYDGRLVIIGDEPHRPYDRPPLSKEFLAGGIGEADLALESDDEDLRAEWLLGARATGLDTDGADRVVRLADGREVRADGIVIATGAVARTLPGTDGLAGVHTLRTLDDARALRDELALGGRLVVIGGGFIGAEVASTAYALGLDVTVVEAAPTPLAGPLGETMGGIVSALHADHGVRLLCGVGVKGLSGETRVDAVLLDDGRSIPADIVVVGVGARPCVEWLEGSGVVLDNGVKCGADGRTSLAGVVAVGDCASWYDPHAGIHRRVEHWTGARERPDAAVATLLAWGATEPGVPRPPYFWSDQYGVKIQFAGHSAGADSVTVEEGAAGDRSFLAVYRRAGQPVAVLAMNQPRLFMRWRKQLSAATS, encoded by the coding sequence GTGAGGACAGTGGCCGTGGTGGGTGCCTCGCTGGCCGGACTGTCGGCGGCGCGCTCATTGCGGAAACAGGGGTACGACGGACGGCTCGTCATCATCGGCGACGAACCGCACCGCCCGTACGACAGGCCGCCGCTGTCCAAGGAGTTCCTGGCCGGCGGCATCGGCGAAGCCGATCTCGCGCTGGAGTCGGACGACGAGGACCTGCGAGCGGAGTGGCTGCTCGGCGCCCGTGCCACCGGGCTCGACACCGACGGCGCGGACCGTGTCGTCCGGCTCGCCGACGGCCGCGAGGTCCGGGCCGACGGCATCGTCATCGCGACCGGTGCGGTGGCGCGGACGCTGCCGGGCACCGACGGTCTGGCCGGGGTGCACACCCTGCGCACCCTCGACGACGCCCGCGCCCTGCGGGACGAACTGGCCCTGGGCGGGCGGCTGGTGGTGATCGGCGGCGGATTCATCGGTGCCGAGGTCGCCTCCACGGCGTACGCCCTGGGACTTGATGTGACGGTGGTCGAGGCGGCGCCCACGCCACTGGCCGGACCGCTCGGCGAGACCATGGGCGGGATCGTCTCCGCCCTCCACGCGGACCACGGCGTACGGCTGTTGTGCGGCGTGGGAGTCAAGGGGCTCAGCGGTGAGACCCGGGTCGACGCCGTCCTGCTGGACGACGGTCGCAGCATCCCCGCCGACATCGTCGTCGTCGGTGTGGGCGCGCGCCCGTGCGTCGAGTGGCTGGAGGGCTCCGGCGTCGTCCTCGACAACGGCGTCAAGTGCGGCGCGGACGGCCGCACCAGCCTGGCCGGTGTGGTCGCGGTCGGTGACTGCGCCTCCTGGTACGACCCGCACGCGGGGATCCACCGTCGCGTCGAGCACTGGACCGGTGCGCGGGAACGGCCCGACGCGGCCGTGGCCACGCTGCTGGCATGGGGTGCGACGGAACCGGGTGTGCCCCGGCCGCCGTACTTCTGGTCGGACCAGTACGGCGTGAAGATCCAGTTCGCCGGTCATTCGGCCGGTGCAGACAGTGTGACGGTCGAAGAAGGCGCCGCGGGCGACCGCAGCTTCCTGGCCGTCTACCGGCGTGCCGGGCAACCGGTCGCCGTGCTCGCGATGAACCAGCCGCGGCTGTTCATGCGCTGGCGCAAGCAGCTCTCCGCCGCGACATCTTGA
- a CDS encoding ferredoxin reductase, with translation MSPLVSPLAPDDYLGLIDPLLSARHPAGRVVTVRPECAGAATLEIRPGRGWAGHRAGQYLPVGVEIDGVRHWRTYSITSPPEAPGRALTITVKEEPGGRVSPHLVHRIRPGAVLRLGPAQGEFTLPEDPLPPRMLMVTAGSGITPVAGMLRALAGRRFPGPAPDVVLLHCAPGPDEFLFRAELAGLAARLPWLSVHARYTRTAGRLVPEHMGVLCPDWYDRETWACGPDGLLDALERHWAAAGAGERLRVERFRPAPVLSPGVGTTGGRVRFEHSGVEVEASAAVPLLETGEAAGVAMPYGCRRGICFGCLVPLVHGRVRDLRTGELHGEPGELIQTCVNAAAGPLALAL, from the coding sequence ATGAGCCCTCTGGTGAGTCCCCTGGCCCCGGACGACTACCTCGGCCTGATCGACCCGCTGCTGTCCGCCCGCCATCCCGCGGGCCGGGTGGTCACCGTGCGGCCGGAGTGCGCCGGCGCGGCCACGCTGGAGATCCGTCCCGGCCGCGGCTGGGCGGGGCACCGGGCCGGGCAGTACCTGCCGGTGGGAGTGGAGATCGACGGCGTACGGCACTGGCGTACGTACTCGATCACCTCACCCCCCGAGGCGCCAGGCCGAGCGCTGACGATCACGGTCAAGGAGGAACCCGGCGGCCGGGTCTCCCCGCACCTCGTGCACCGGATCCGTCCCGGCGCGGTGCTCCGACTCGGCCCCGCGCAGGGCGAGTTCACACTGCCGGAGGATCCGCTGCCGCCGCGGATGCTGATGGTGACGGCGGGCAGCGGCATCACCCCGGTGGCCGGGATGCTGCGCGCCCTCGCGGGCCGCCGCTTCCCCGGGCCCGCCCCCGACGTCGTACTCCTGCACTGCGCACCCGGCCCGGACGAGTTCCTCTTCCGTGCCGAACTGGCCGGGCTGGCAGCACGGTTGCCCTGGCTGAGCGTCCACGCGCGGTACACCCGTACCGCGGGCCGGCTGGTTCCGGAGCACATGGGCGTGCTCTGTCCGGACTGGTACGACCGGGAGACCTGGGCCTGCGGTCCGGACGGACTGCTCGACGCACTGGAGCGGCACTGGGCGGCGGCCGGCGCCGGTGAGCGGCTGCGCGTGGAGCGTTTCCGGCCGGCCCCCGTGCTGTCGCCGGGCGTCGGCACGACCGGCGGCCGGGTCCGGTTCGAGCACAGCGGCGTCGAGGTCGAAGCGTCCGCGGCCGTGCCCCTCCTGGAGACCGGGGAGGCGGCGGGTGTGGCGATGCCGTACGGCTGCCGCCGGGGGATCTGTTTCGGCTGCCTCGTCCCGCTGGTCCACGGCCGTGTCCGCGATCTGCGGACCGGTGAACTGCACGGTGAACCAGGCGAGTTGATCCAGACCTGCGTCAATGCTGCGGCAGGTCCGCTCGCCCTCGCTCTCTAG
- the betA gene encoding choline dehydrogenase produces the protein MAPLQYDFVIVGGGSAGSALANRLSADPGNQVLVLEAGRPDYPWDVFIHMPAALTYPIGSRFYDWKYESEPEPHMGDRRIYHARGKVLGGSSSINGMIFQRGNPMDYERWAADAGMESWDYAHCLPYFKRMENCLAADPDDEFRGHEGPLVLERGPASNPLFTAFLKAVQEAGYPRTDDVNGYQQEGFAPFDRNVSRGRRLSASKAYLKPVKKRPNLTITTRALVTRVLFEGKKAVGVEYRRRGKVQQVRAKEVILCGGAINSPQLLQLSGVGNAEELSALGIDVVHDLPGVGENMQDHLEVYIQYACKQPVSMQPYMAKWRAPFIGLQWLFRKGPASTNHFEAGGFARSNEDVDYPNLMFHFLPIAVRYDGSSPSGGHGYQVHVGPMYSDAIGSVKIKSKDPQEHPALRFNYLSTEQDRREWAESIRVARKLLNQPALAPYNDGEISPGPSVASDEEILDWVAKEGETALHPSCTCKMGTDEMSVVDPTSMRVHGVEGLRVVDASVMPYVTNGNIYAPVMMIAEKAADLILGKEPLPASKAAYYRYRDAQKQAG, from the coding sequence ATGGCTCCCCTGCAATACGACTTCGTCATCGTCGGCGGTGGATCGGCCGGCAGCGCACTGGCGAACCGACTCTCCGCCGACCCGGGCAACCAGGTACTGGTCCTGGAGGCCGGCCGGCCCGACTACCCGTGGGATGTCTTCATCCACATGCCCGCGGCGCTGACCTATCCGATCGGCAGCCGGTTCTACGACTGGAAGTACGAGTCCGAACCCGAGCCCCACATGGGCGACCGGCGCATCTACCACGCGCGCGGCAAGGTACTGGGCGGCTCCAGCAGCATCAACGGCATGATCTTCCAGCGCGGCAACCCCATGGACTACGAGCGCTGGGCCGCCGACGCCGGCATGGAGTCCTGGGACTACGCGCACTGCCTGCCGTACTTCAAGCGCATGGAGAACTGTCTCGCGGCCGACCCCGACGACGAGTTCCGCGGCCACGAAGGCCCGCTCGTCCTCGAACGCGGCCCCGCCTCCAACCCGCTGTTCACCGCCTTCCTCAAGGCCGTCCAGGAGGCGGGCTACCCCCGCACCGACGACGTCAACGGCTACCAGCAGGAGGGCTTCGCCCCCTTCGACCGCAACGTCAGCCGGGGCCGCCGGCTGTCGGCCTCGAAGGCGTACCTGAAGCCCGTGAAGAAGCGGCCCAACCTCACCATCACCACCCGCGCCCTGGTCACCCGCGTCCTCTTCGAGGGCAAGAAGGCCGTAGGCGTCGAGTACCGGCGGCGCGGCAAGGTCCAGCAGGTGCGCGCCAAGGAGGTCATCCTCTGCGGCGGCGCGATCAACTCCCCGCAGCTGCTCCAGCTCTCCGGCGTCGGCAACGCCGAGGAACTGAGCGCGCTCGGCATCGACGTCGTCCACGACCTCCCGGGCGTCGGCGAGAACATGCAGGACCACCTGGAGGTGTACATCCAGTACGCCTGCAAGCAGCCCGTCTCCATGCAGCCGTACATGGCGAAGTGGCGTGCCCCCTTCATCGGCCTGCAATGGCTCTTCCGCAAGGGACCCGCCTCGACCAACCACTTCGAGGCCGGCGGCTTCGCCCGCAGCAACGAGGACGTGGACTACCCCAACCTGATGTTCCACTTCCTGCCGATCGCGGTCCGCTACGACGGCTCCTCGCCGTCCGGCGGCCACGGCTACCAGGTGCACGTCGGGCCCATGTACTCCGACGCCATCGGCTCGGTGAAGATCAAGAGCAAGGACCCGCAGGAGCACCCGGCGCTGCGCTTCAACTACCTGTCCACCGAGCAGGACCGCCGCGAGTGGGCCGAGTCCATCCGGGTCGCCCGCAAGCTCCTCAACCAGCCCGCGCTGGCCCCGTACAACGACGGGGAGATCTCGCCCGGCCCGTCCGTGGCGAGCGACGAGGAGATCCTCGACTGGGTCGCCAAGGAGGGCGAGACCGCCCTGCATCCCTCGTGCACCTGCAAGATGGGTACCGACGAGATGTCCGTCGTCGACCCCACGAGCATGCGTGTACACGGCGTGGAGGGGCTGCGTGTCGTCGACGCGTCGGTGATGCCCTACGTCACCAACGGCAACATCTACGCGCCGGTGATGATGATCGCCGAGAAGGCCGCCGACCTCATCCTCGGCAAGGAACCGCTGCCCGCCTCCAAGGCCGCGTACTACCGGTACCGCGACGCCCAGAAGCAGGCCGGGTAA
- a CDS encoding 5,10-methylenetetrahydrofolate reductase codes for MGGEGFRALLSSVRYEVLPAKATEDKVLAHVPRDVVVTVTASPVKGLEPTLDLVGRLAAHGYRVVPHLPARLLRDDAHLKDVVERLREAGVDDVFVPAGDADPPAGAYDGALPVLRRLSELGGPFARVGITGYPESHPLIHDDLTIQAMWDKRAHATYIVSNLCFDPRVLGDWVGRIRRRDVILPVHVGVAGPVQRAKLLSMATKIGVGESTRFLTKHASWFLRFATPGGYSPDRLLARSAEALSAPSAGVAGLHVFTFNQVAETERWRCAVLERLGG; via the coding sequence TTGGGCGGCGAAGGTTTCCGGGCGCTGCTGTCGAGCGTCCGCTACGAGGTGCTGCCCGCGAAAGCGACCGAGGACAAGGTCCTCGCCCATGTGCCGCGCGACGTCGTCGTCACCGTGACGGCGTCGCCGGTCAAGGGCCTGGAACCGACCCTCGACCTCGTCGGCCGGCTGGCGGCGCACGGTTATCGCGTGGTCCCGCACCTGCCCGCGCGGCTGCTGCGGGACGACGCTCACCTGAAGGACGTCGTCGAGCGGCTACGGGAGGCGGGCGTCGACGACGTGTTCGTCCCGGCGGGCGACGCCGATCCGCCGGCCGGGGCTTACGACGGGGCTCTGCCGGTGCTGCGCAGGCTGAGCGAGCTGGGCGGCCCGTTCGCCCGCGTCGGCATCACCGGCTATCCCGAGAGCCACCCGCTCATCCACGACGACCTCACCATCCAGGCCATGTGGGACAAGCGCGCGCACGCCACGTACATCGTGAGCAACCTCTGCTTCGACCCGCGTGTGCTCGGTGACTGGGTCGGCCGGATACGGCGTCGCGATGTCATCCTGCCCGTCCATGTGGGCGTCGCGGGGCCCGTGCAGCGGGCGAAGCTGCTGTCCATGGCGACGAAGATCGGGGTGGGGGAGTCGACCCGCTTCCTGACCAAGCACGCCTCCTGGTTCCTGCGCTTCGCGACCCCCGGCGGCTACTCGCCCGACCGCCTGCTCGCCCGCAGCGCCGAGGCACTCAGCGCGCCCTCGGCGGGGGTGGCGGGCCTGCATGTGTTCACGTTCAATCAGGTCGCCGAGACCGAACGGTGGCGCTGCGCTGTGCTGGAGCGGTTGGGCGGCTGA